One Fuerstiella marisgermanici DNA window includes the following coding sequences:
- a CDS encoding penicillin-binding protein activator LpoB → MNKTSACIVVMLSLTAIVCLPGCRGRQHAHVLTKNDEDMVGSHEAGAETWKPLINEAVAKMLGRACMDVQTVSYTEPGGLPVRKVCFVGVENKSSEPIGDFREQIYEHIDSQIGQADHFRMISRRYVEAAMAECRCRPDLLVLPAKQRELQAALERADQPFDFLLFAQITSGTTRSNKDYQRDYLLTLELLDVHSGEALKESATLRKGYHKSKLGELRHYGR, encoded by the coding sequence ATGAATAAGACGTCCGCCTGTATTGTCGTGATGCTGTCTCTGACAGCCATTGTGTGTCTGCCCGGTTGCCGGGGCCGCCAGCATGCTCATGTGCTGACGAAGAATGACGAGGACATGGTCGGCAGCCACGAAGCGGGGGCTGAAACATGGAAGCCGCTGATCAACGAAGCCGTTGCCAAGATGCTTGGGCGAGCCTGCATGGACGTGCAGACTGTGTCTTACACCGAACCAGGCGGACTACCGGTTCGCAAGGTCTGCTTTGTCGGTGTTGAAAACAAAAGCAGCGAACCCATCGGAGATTTCCGAGAGCAAATCTACGAGCACATTGATTCTCAAATCGGGCAGGCGGATCACTTCCGGATGATCAGCCGCCGCTACGTCGAAGCGGCGATGGCGGAATGCCGCTGCCGCCCTGACCTCTTGGTTCTACCGGCCAAACAACGAGAACTTCAGGCCGCGCTGGAACGAGCTGACCAGCCGTTCGACTTTCTGCTGTTCGCTCAAATTACATCCGGGACGACTCGAAGCAACAAAGACTACCAGCGTGACTACCTGTTGACGCTTGAGTTGCTGGACGTCCACTCCGGCGAAGCACTGAAAGAATCAGCGACGCTGCGCAAGGGATATCACAAATCGAAACTCGGCGAGTTGCGTCATTACGGTCGGTAA